From a single Nakaseomyces glabratus chromosome F, complete sequence genomic region:
- a CDS encoding putative transcriptional regulatory protein (CAGL0F09229g~Ortholog(s) have sequence-specific DNA binding activity, role in positive regulation of transcription from RNA polymerase II promoter and nucleus localization), which produces MAPPLAKKAKLAGKDRVIRACDVCRKRKVKCDGDQPCSSCMTASTVCIYNGVAFPHVKSFYHRDNDLYRELRLLYKSAKALSRNEKIKASGQLCKTLTEIENSISNLQSQVDLDINDETIADYDGEGSLERQFIETSTVRLNRFSNVDMTKNNVPNITPYFGIYSTLAIFSKYGFSWMFKKLMSYSNNTSTRETMYIYMKFLDMAQLHYEEDINQKTTPIEWCFDKYAVNCDCKTLDGLFAILNIQVNPTKNDDILTKDVYEELARRPIEFFSKLIEYAWETCYLYYTGVGQSFQMSSKIFELEDIMTCLALEFSSKILYADMHHEIIIPATLRWVRICHWHEELYTVGKFLACAIRRALDLGLNSWEYYISLPEVAAEKNRLIWWECYWWDKWFSLSAGKSPLIDDAKITCLLPRRLMESGLDESMTCLEMMERCNFRHMSESEIRIFGYIMLGKYIEYINSEILFKKEYTDYRLFASVKKPIDVTINKFYDEYRSAIDLLNKMENFFVSLTGVDVDTDELTEFMTYFIETKMKCLIAMGSLIYRLKGVEVSGSELLDKCLKISLTNIYQCSLTGLRRVSNFNSFLIERYLLHINLMILNLMLSIIESPENEPVENILLMCNVVHLLGNANALKNCSNSKNMPLSELICRQSLSLSYICCRVYVQLAVKRNSSISEEEILRVLQRSNPHFATIYNQLNDISSDIFKSLLELNVAGSYQAHLIDHFREMMGDKILQKMKQLESEVQSSATPSSIEATSTVSSTVHQDHIDTNYKMNGGPAQELQDVTFEALLNSDSFASVYTDFLESLDLRKPSGNDTMPSLSLDHHADMNNPSL; this is translated from the coding sequence ATGGCACCACCACTCGCGAAGAAAGCCAAACTGGCTGGGAAGGATAGAGTAATAAGAGCATGTGATGTTTGCAGGAAGCGGAAAGTAAAATGTGATGGAGATCAACCATGTTCTTCATGCATGACAGCAAGCACTGTCTGTATTTACAACGGGGTCGCTTTCCCCCATGTCAAGTCATTCTATCACAGGGATAACGACTTATATAGGGAGTTAAGGCTGCTGTACAAAAGTGCAAAAGCACTATCAAGAAATGAGAAGATTAAGGCGTCTGGTCAGCTTTGTAAAACCTTAACAGAGATCGAAAACAGTATATCAAACTTGCAATCACAGGTAGATTTGGATATTAACGATGAAACTATAGCAGATTATGATGGGGAGGGATCGTTAGAAAGGCAATTTATTGAAACCAGTACCGTACGTTTGAACAGGTTTAGCAATGTAGACatgacaaaaaataatgtacCTAACATTACCCCATACTTCGGTATATATTCTACATTGGCGATATTTTCTAAATATGGTTTCAGTTGGATGTTTAAAAAGCTCATGTCATACTCGAATAACACTTCTACAAGAGAGAccatgtatatatatatgaagTTTTTGGATATGGCTCAATTGCATTATGAAGAGGATATCAATCAAAAGACTACACCTATTGAGTGGTGTTTCGATAAGTACGCTGTTAATTGTGATTGTAAAACTTTGGATGGATTGTTTGCTATATTAAACATCCAAGTTAACCCCACCaaaaatgatgatattCTGACCAAAGATGTTTATGAAGAGTTAGCCAGGAGACCCatagaatttttttcaaaacttattGAGTATGCATGGGAAACTTGTTATCTATATTATACTGGAGTCGGACAATCATTTCAAAtgtcttcaaaaatatttgaattgGAGGATATAATGACATGTTTAGCATTGGAATTCTCCAGTAAAATTCTCTATGCGGACATGCACCATGAGATCATTATACCCGCAACACTACGTTGGGTAAGGATATGTCACTGGCATGAAGAACTTTACACAGTAGGAAAATTCCTTGCGTGTGCAATAAGGAGGGCATTGGATTTGGGCTTGAATTCATGGgaatattatatatcacTTCCTGAAGTAGCTGCCGAGAAGAATAGATTAATATGGTGGGAATGTTATTGGTGGGATAAATGGTTTTCATTATCTGCTGGTAAGTCGCCTCTTATCGATGATGCAAAAATTACATGCCTGTTGCCCCGAAGGTTGATGGAATCTGGTTTGGATGAATCTATGACATGCCTGGAAATGATGGAAAGGTGTAATTTCAGACATATGAGTGAATCGGAGATTAGAATTTTTGGGTATATTATGCTTGGAAAATATATTGAGTATATTAACTCAGAGATATTATTTAAGAAGGAGTATACTGATTATCGGCTTTTTGCATCTGTTAAGAAACCTATTGATGTTacaattaataaattttatGATGAATATAGATCTGCGATTGATTTATTGaataaaatggaaaattttttcgTATCGTTAACGGGAGTTGATGTAGACACTGACGAATTAACTGAATTTATGACCTATTTTATTGAgacaaaaatgaaatgttTAATAGCCATGGGAAGTTTGATATATCGATTGAAAGGTGTTGAGGTTAGTGGCTCAGAACTATTAGATAAGTGTTTGAAAATTTCTCTCACAAATATCTACCAATGCTCCTTAACTGGACTGAGAAGAGTCTCTAACTTTAATTCATTTCTAATTGAAAGGTATCTTTTGCATATTAATTTAATGATACTCAATCTAATGCTAAGCATTATTGAGTCGCCAGAAAATGAGCCTGTGGAAAATATTCTGCTGATGTGCAATGTTGTACATTTGTTAGGTAATGCTAATgctttgaaaaattgttCTAACAGCAAGAATATGCCCTTATCCGAACTGATATGTAGGCAAAGTCTTTCCCTATCTTATATTTGCTGTAGGGTTTACGTTCAATTGGCTGTGAAAAGAAACTCATCTatttctgaagaagaaattttaCGAGTTCTTCAACGTAGTAATCCACATTTTGCTACAATCTATAATCAATTAAACGACATCAGTTCAGATATTTTTAAGTCACTGTTAGAGTTAAACGTTGCTGGATCTTATCAAGCCCATTTGATAGATCATTTCCGAGAAATGATGGGTGATAAAATACTACAAAAGATGAAACAGTTAGAATCCGAAGTACAGAGTTCGGCTACACCTTCTAGTATTGAGGCTACATCCACTGTGTCTTCGACTGTACATCAAGACCACATAGACACGAATTATAAAATGAATGGGGGGCCAGCACAAGAATTACAAGATGTCACATTCGAGGCATTGCTTAATTCAGATTCATTTGCCTCGGTTTATACGGACTTTCTTGAAAGTTTGGATTTAAGGAAGCCTTCTGGTAATGATACGATGCCAAGTTTAAGTCTTGATCATCATGCAGATATGAACAACCCGTCTTTATGA